Genomic window (Gammaproteobacteria bacterium):
CCGCCTCGGCGTCGGTGAGGTTGCGGATGCCCTGCTGGCTCGTGAGGTGGAACTTGACCCAGTGGCGCTCGTTCTTCGCGTTGATGAAGCTGAAGGTGTGGCTGCCGAAGCCATGCATGTGGCGATAGGTGGCCGGGATGCCCCGGTCGCTCATGACGATGGTGACCTGGTGCAGGGCCTCGGGGAGCGAGGTCCAGAAGTCCCAGTTGTTCTTCGCGCTGCGCAGGTTGGTGCGCGGATCACGCTTTACCGCATGGTTCAGATCAGGGAACTTCAGCGGGTCCCGCAGGAAGAACACCGGCGTGTTGTTGCCGACGAGGTCCCAGTTGCCCTCCTCGGTGTAGAACTTCACGGCGAAGCCGCGGATGTCGCGCTCGGCATCCGCCGCGCCCCTCTCGCCCGCCACGGTGGTGAAGCGCGCGAACAGCTCGGTTTTCTTGCCGACCCGGGAAAAGATCTTCGCCTTCGTGAACCGGGTGATGTCATGGGTCACGGTGAACGTGCCGTAGGCACCCGAGCCCTTGGCATGCATGCGCCGCTCCGGGATCACCTCCCTGTCGAAATGCGCCAGCTTCTCGAGGAACCACACGTCCTGCAGCAGCTGCGGACCGCGCCGACCGGCAGTCAGCACGTTCTGGTTGTCGCTTACCGGGCAACCGGCGTTGGTGGTCAGTTTCTTGCCCATCGTCTTGCTCCTGGTCATGGTCGCGGCCGGAGGCCGTGATGCGGATGGTTTGCCTGGGTCATGGCGGTCCTGCCGCCATCGCCAGGGCATTGTGGCCGGCCGGAGCAGATCTGACAAATGCAATAAAACTGCCTCGATAATCTATTGGATCGAATACTGGTCTGCGCCGTACCCATCGCCTGCATGTTCACTGGATGGATTCGGGCAAGCGGCGCTCACACCGCCGGGACACTGCGAGCCGACCGCCGCCGACGCTGCCCGACACTCAGCCCGGGAGAACGGCCGACTCCAGCCTCCGCCTGCGTTCGCGCCAGTCCGGGAGCCGCTGGTCCATGAGCAGATGAAAGGGGCGGCCGTGGCCACGCTGCTCGAGATGGCAGAGCTCGTGGACCACCACGTACTCGATGCACTCCCGGGGCGCGCGGACCAGCGCGAGGTTCAGGGTCATGCGCCGCGGCGCGACGCTTCGCGGGTCCCGACGCTCCGACCCGGGAACGGGTCCGGACAGGCTGCCCCAGCGGCGGGTCATGCGGCGGACGAGCACCTCGGGCCGGACGTGGCCACGGGCGGCGAACCACGCGAAGTTCCGCTCGAGGATCGCGGCGAAAATCCCTGTGGCCCGCTCCCGGTACCAGCGCTCGAGGACGCGCCTCGCGGCTTCGCCGCCCATGCCGCCGCGTGTCGCGACTTGCAGGGTATCGCCAGCCAGCCAGACGGCCGGGCGCGGGGCGGCAGCCACCTCGAGCCGGAAGTCCCTGCCGAGGAATGGCAGCGTCTCGCCCGTAACGTACCGGGGCGGGGCTGGCCGCTCCTGGTCCAGTCGCCGGAAGCGCTCGACCTGGCGGGCGATCCACTGGCTTCGCCCGGCGACCCAGGCGTCGATGATGCCGCGGTCCAGCCGTGCGGGCGCGCGGACGATCACCCGCAGATCGCGGTGCACCTCGAGCGCCAGCGTGCGCCGGCGGGTCGACACCCGCAGTTCATATGCCGCCATGATCGGGGCAGTTTACCGATCCCTGCGCCTCTGCAGCGGCAGTGCAGGGTCACCTCCCCGGCTCAGTTTCCCGCCGGTCCCGGGAAATGGCAGGCAACATGCACGGCGGTGGGCGCACCAGCCGCGGGAGCGAGTTCCGGCCGCTCGTGGCGACAGCGCTCGCGGACACGCGGGCAGCGCGGGTGGAAGGCGCATCCCGATGGGGGATTCGCCGGCGATGGAACCTCACCGGCCAGCACGATGCGCTGGCGCCGGCGGGTGGGATCGGGCACCGGCACGGCGGACAGCAAGGCCTGCGTATAGGGATGCTGCGGCTCGCGGTACAGGCCGGTGGCCGGCCCGGTCTCGACGATGCGGCCGAGGTACATGACCGCCACCTCGTCGCTGACGTGCTGGATCACGGCGAGGTCATGGCTGATGAACAGGAAGGCGATGCCATGCTCGCGCTGCAGGCGCGCCACCAGGTTCAGCACCTGGCTCTGCACCGAGACGTCGAGGGCCGAGACCGGCTCGTCGGCGACGATCAGCGCCGGGTTCAGCGCCAGCGCCCGGGCAATGCCGACACGCTGGCGCTGGCCGCCAGAAAGCTGGTGGGGATACTCGTCGATGCGACGGCCCGGCTCCGGGATGCCGACCTGCTCGAGCAACGCCAGCGCCGCCGCGCGGGCCTCGCGGCTCGACAGCCGCTGATGACGGCGGATCACGCCGGTGAGCTGCGCACCGACGGTGAACACCGGGTTCAGCGCCGTCATCGGTTCCTGGAAGATCATGGCAATGTCACGCCCGCGCACCGCGCGCATGCCGCGCTCGGGCAGGGCCAGCAGCTCCTGGCCATCGAAGCAAATGCTGCCAGCGGCAATGCGGCCGGGTGGCTGCGGCACCATCCGCAGGATCGACAGCCCGGTGACGGTCTT
Coding sequences:
- a CDS encoding ABC transporter ATP-binding protein produces the protein MNPPSPLLSVRDLTVEFDTMAGRVRAVDGVGFDVFPEESLALVGESGCGKTVTGLSILRMVPQPPGRIAAGSICFDGQELLALPERGMRAVRGRDIAMIFQEPMTALNPVFTVGAQLTGVIRRHQRLSSREARAAALALLEQVGIPEPGRRIDEYPHQLSGGQRQRVGIARALALNPALIVADEPVSALDVSVQSQVLNLVARLQREHGIAFLFISHDLAVIQHVSDEVAVMYLGRIVETGPATGLYREPQHPYTQALLSAVPVPDPTRRRQRIVLAGEVPSPANPPSGCAFHPRCPRVRERCRHERPELAPAAGAPTAVHVACHFPGPAGN
- a CDS encoding M48 family metallopeptidase, translated to MAAYELRVSTRRRTLALEVHRDLRVIVRAPARLDRGIIDAWVAGRSQWIARQVERFRRLDQERPAPPRYVTGETLPFLGRDFRLEVAAAPRPAVWLAGDTLQVATRGGMGGEAARRVLERWYRERATGIFAAILERNFAWFAARGHVRPEVLVRRMTRRWGSLSGPVPGSERRDPRSVAPRRMTLNLALVRAPRECIEYVVVHELCHLEQRGHGRPFHLLMDQRLPDWRERRRRLESAVLPG